The Streptomyces kanamyceticus genome window below encodes:
- a CDS encoding response regulator produces MPQNHRPASSVRVLIADDQEMVRTGFRLILSTQPGIDVVGEAADGAECVELARRLRPDVCLVDVRMPKLNGLQVTRLLAGPGVAEPMHVVVVTTFDQDDYLDEALRGGAVGFLLKDAGPGLLVEAVRAAAKGDALVSPAVTLRLLERLSDRHGPHCGAAAVGPAPEVLSERELDVARRVARGRTNQEIAEELFISVATVKTHLANIQAKLAVRNRVEIAAWAWEAGQVGRR; encoded by the coding sequence CGTCCTCATCGCCGACGACCAGGAAATGGTGCGGACCGGGTTCCGGTTGATCCTTTCCACACAGCCGGGCATCGACGTGGTCGGCGAGGCGGCCGACGGCGCCGAGTGTGTGGAGCTCGCCCGGCGGCTGCGGCCCGACGTGTGTCTCGTCGATGTGCGCATGCCGAAGCTGAACGGCCTCCAGGTGACCCGGCTGCTCGCCGGGCCCGGGGTCGCGGAACCCATGCATGTCGTGGTCGTCACCACCTTCGACCAGGACGACTACCTCGACGAGGCGCTGCGCGGCGGCGCCGTCGGGTTCTTGCTGAAGGACGCGGGTCCCGGGCTGCTCGTGGAGGCGGTGCGCGCCGCCGCGAAGGGCGACGCGCTGGTGTCCCCCGCCGTGACGCTGCGACTCCTTGAGCGCCTGTCGGACCGGCACGGCCCGCACTGCGGCGCGGCTGCCGTCGGGCCCGCGCCCGAGGTGCTCTCGGAGCGCGAACTCGACGTGGCCCGGCGCGTCGCGCGGGGCAGGACCAATCAGGAGATCGCCGAGGAGCTGTTCATCTCCGTGGCGACCGTCAAGACGCATCTGGCCAACATCCAGGCGAAGTTGGCGGTGCGCAATCGCGTGGAGATCGCCGCGTGGGCCTGGGAGGCGGGTCAGGTCGGGCGGCGCTGA
- a CDS encoding Gfo/Idh/MocA family protein yields the protein MKVAVLSFAHVHAAAYLRLLARMPGIEVLGSDPDTDLAAPGEVRGRPLADELGVAYAATYDEVFAWHPDAVIVCSENARHRPLVELAAAHGVDVLCEKPLAASVEDGEAMVAACRAAGVRLAVAFPVRFSPAYAAVKAAVASGEAGQVLTVAGANNGSMPTRSRRWFAEPGLSGGGALMDHTVHIADLLDDLFADARPVEVYAQTNNLLYADEVDVETSGLVSVTYSNGAVATIDCSWSHPRSHHSWGGLELTVVGERATLEMDAFDQKVHGFSERRGSGTELPFGVDLDERMLGAFLHGPGEDGMDVADGEGGLRTLRVVAAGYASARGGVPVPVPVG from the coding sequence ATGAAGGTCGCCGTCCTGTCGTTCGCCCACGTCCACGCGGCCGCGTATCTGCGGCTGCTCGCGCGCATGCCCGGGATCGAGGTGCTCGGCAGCGACCCGGACACGGACCTCGCGGCGCCCGGCGAGGTGCGGGGCCGCCCGCTCGCCGACGAACTGGGCGTCGCGTACGCCGCCACGTACGACGAGGTCTTCGCCTGGCACCCGGACGCGGTGATCGTCTGCTCCGAGAACGCCCGGCACCGCCCGCTGGTCGAACTGGCCGCCGCGCACGGCGTGGACGTCCTGTGCGAGAAGCCGCTCGCCGCGTCGGTCGAGGACGGCGAGGCGATGGTCGCCGCCTGCCGGGCCGCGGGGGTGCGGCTCGCGGTCGCCTTCCCGGTCCGCTTCAGCCCGGCGTACGCCGCCGTCAAAGCGGCGGTCGCGTCGGGCGAGGCCGGGCAGGTCCTCACGGTGGCCGGGGCCAACAACGGCTCCATGCCCACGCGTTCGCGCCGCTGGTTCGCCGAGCCCGGACTCTCCGGCGGGGGCGCCCTGATGGACCACACCGTGCACATCGCCGACCTGCTCGACGACCTCTTCGCCGACGCGCGCCCCGTCGAGGTCTACGCGCAGACCAACAACCTCCTGTACGCCGATGAGGTCGACGTCGAGACCAGCGGCCTGGTCAGCGTCACCTACTCCAACGGGGCCGTCGCCACCATCGACTGCAGCTGGTCCCACCCGCGCTCCCACCACTCCTGGGGCGGCCTGGAGCTCACGGTCGTCGGCGAACGGGCCACCCTGGAGATGGACGCCTTCGACCAGAAGGTGCACGGGTTCAGTGAACGCCGGGGGAGCGGCACGGAGTTGCCGTTCGGCGTCGACCTGGACGAGCGGATGCTGGGCGCCTTCCTCCACGGCCCCGGCGAGGACGGCATGGACGTCGCCGACGGCGAGGGCGGACTGCGGACCCTGCGCGTCGTCGCCGCCGGGTACGCGTCGGCACGCGGCGGCGTGCCGGTGCCGGTGCCGGTCGGCTGA
- a CDS encoding Gfo/Idh/MocA family protein has product MAPLHIGLLGAGGIARAHLPGWLALGARLSVYTVDGSAEKLTAEYAGRGHDVRTAARLDDVLDTVAAVDICTPTPTHKELALAAVAAGRHVVCEKPLALTAPDAREIAAAAEAAGVRLHPAHVVRYFPAYAALREAVVRGDLGELAVLRFTRGGARPRWAPWFGDPAQSGGVIMDLMVHDIDIARWIAGDVVRVHARTRGAEHATGTPSDVVTATAVLTHASGAVSQVSGLWGLPDQQFRTTFRVAGADGLLHHDSTAVPGFRITAQGVRTANEGIPSSPMTESPYLAELREFAGSWGPGGPEPRVSAHDGVEAVRIAEAAVESSRTGRAVELEPTDATQPTDVTPQTEEAAR; this is encoded by the coding sequence ATGGCACCCCTTCACATCGGTCTGCTCGGCGCAGGCGGCATCGCCCGCGCCCATCTGCCCGGCTGGCTGGCGCTCGGCGCCCGGCTCAGCGTGTACACCGTCGACGGCTCGGCGGAGAAGCTCACCGCCGAGTACGCCGGGCGCGGGCACGACGTCCGCACCGCGGCCCGCCTCGACGACGTCCTCGACACCGTCGCGGCCGTCGACATCTGCACCCCCACCCCCACCCACAAGGAACTCGCCCTCGCCGCCGTCGCCGCGGGCAGGCACGTCGTGTGCGAGAAGCCGCTCGCGCTCACCGCACCCGACGCCAGGGAGATCGCGGCCGCCGCCGAAGCGGCGGGCGTCCGGCTGCACCCGGCCCACGTGGTGCGCTACTTCCCCGCGTACGCGGCGCTGCGCGAGGCCGTCGTCCGCGGCGACCTCGGCGAACTCGCCGTGCTCCGCTTCACGCGCGGCGGCGCGCGGCCGCGGTGGGCGCCCTGGTTCGGTGACCCCGCCCAGTCCGGCGGCGTGATCATGGACCTGATGGTGCACGACATCGACATCGCCCGCTGGATCGCGGGCGACGTGGTCCGCGTGCACGCCCGCACCCGCGGCGCCGAGCACGCCACCGGCACGCCGTCCGACGTCGTCACCGCGACCGCCGTCCTCACCCACGCGTCCGGCGCCGTCAGCCAGGTCAGCGGCCTGTGGGGGCTGCCCGACCAGCAGTTCCGCACGACGTTCCGGGTCGCGGGCGCGGACGGCCTGCTGCACCACGACTCCACCGCCGTGCCCGGCTTCCGGATCACCGCACAAGGCGTACGGACAGCCAACGAAGGCATCCCGTCCAGCCCCATGACCGAGAGCCCCTACCTCGCCGAACTCCGTGAATTCGCCGGGTCCTGGGGGCCCGGCGGGCCCGAGCCACGGGTGAGCGCGCACGACGGCGTCGAGGCGGTACGGATCGCCGAGGCCGCCGTGGAGTCCAGCCGCACCGGCCGTGCCGTGGAACTGGAACCGACCGATGCGACACAGCCGACCGATGTGACACCGCAGACCGAGGAGGCAGCGCGATGA
- a CDS encoding carbohydrate ABC transporter permease: protein MPDTQEHIRQVQPRNRKRITAGSVATHAVLSLGALVMVFPLLWQLLTAFKTLAETSRVPPTFLPDDWNGKSFDDVFTGLPFQEMLTNSVINTVGRTLGQLVFCSLAAYAFARMQFRGRNVLFALFLSVLMVPSSLLVLPQYDIIQRFGLLNSAPALFLPGMFSAFGTFMLRQFFLTLPKELEEAARIDGAGPFRIFWSIMLPLIRPALAALAVITAMWSWNDLLWPLVVNTDPEKMPISAGLTSLKGQFETNYPVMMAGSLVASLPMLLVYLFLQRHFVQSVALSGSKS, encoded by the coding sequence ATGCCTGACACCCAAGAGCACATACGCCAGGTACAGCCCAGGAACAGAAAGCGGATCACCGCGGGGTCCGTCGCCACCCACGCCGTGCTCTCGCTCGGCGCGCTCGTGATGGTCTTCCCCCTCCTGTGGCAGCTGCTCACCGCGTTCAAGACCCTCGCCGAGACCTCGCGGGTGCCGCCCACGTTCCTGCCCGACGACTGGAACGGGAAGAGTTTCGACGACGTCTTCACCGGGCTGCCCTTCCAGGAAATGCTCACCAACAGCGTCATCAACACGGTCGGCCGCACCCTGGGTCAACTGGTGTTCTGCTCCCTCGCCGCCTACGCGTTCGCACGCATGCAATTCAGGGGCCGCAACGTCCTGTTCGCGCTCTTCCTCTCCGTCCTGATGGTGCCGAGCTCGCTGCTCGTCCTGCCCCAGTACGACATCATCCAGCGGTTCGGCCTGCTCAACTCCGCACCCGCGCTGTTCCTGCCCGGCATGTTCAGCGCGTTCGGCACCTTCATGCTGCGCCAGTTCTTCCTCACGCTCCCCAAGGAGCTGGAGGAGGCCGCCCGCATCGACGGCGCGGGCCCCTTCCGGATCTTCTGGTCCATCATGCTGCCGCTGATCCGGCCCGCGCTCGCCGCGCTCGCCGTCATCACCGCCATGTGGTCCTGGAACGACCTGCTGTGGCCGCTGGTCGTCAACACCGACCCGGAGAAGATGCCGATCAGCGCGGGACTGACCTCCCTGAAGGGACAGTTCGAGACCAACTACCCCGTGATGATGGCCGGTTCGCTCGTCGCGAGCCTGCCCATGCTGCTCGTCTACCTCTTCCTCCAGCGGCATTTCGTCCAGAGCGTCGCGCTCTCCGGATCCAAGAGCTGA
- a CDS encoding carbohydrate ABC transporter permease gives MSVFPATAAAKAKERRASEAAPRPGSRNQRAAYWFIAPLGIGFALFYFWPLLQTFYFSFTEFGAFGGHTFIGTDNYARVIQDVTVWQALVNTLIYSVIGLTALPIAIVIASLLNRRGLRGVSVYRALYFVPFVTLPVAVGLVWNWLYNGDFGLLNEILGWFGVDRHYWVSDPSTAVYAIGTVMVWSTTGYYLIIFMAGIKGIPQDYYEAAELDGAGALRRFFTITLPLLSPTIFFASVICMINSLQTFDLIYIMMGEKNPAIGDTQSVVGLFYKWAFIENAQGAAAALAFLLMVVIAALTYLQFRLQKRWVHYA, from the coding sequence ATGAGTGTCTTTCCCGCCACGGCCGCCGCGAAGGCGAAGGAGCGGCGCGCGTCCGAAGCCGCACCGCGCCCGGGCTCCCGCAATCAGCGCGCCGCCTACTGGTTCATCGCGCCGCTCGGCATCGGATTCGCCCTCTTCTACTTCTGGCCGCTGTTGCAGACCTTCTACTTCAGCTTCACGGAATTCGGCGCGTTCGGCGGCCATACGTTCATCGGCACCGACAACTACGCCCGGGTGATCCAGGACGTCACCGTCTGGCAGGCGCTGGTCAATACGCTGATCTACAGCGTCATCGGACTCACCGCGCTGCCGATCGCGATCGTCATCGCGTCCCTCCTGAACCGCCGCGGACTGCGCGGCGTCTCCGTCTACCGCGCCCTGTACTTCGTGCCGTTCGTGACGCTTCCCGTCGCCGTCGGCCTTGTCTGGAACTGGCTCTACAACGGCGACTTCGGACTCCTCAACGAAATCCTCGGATGGTTCGGCGTCGACCGCCACTACTGGGTGTCCGACCCGTCCACCGCCGTGTACGCGATCGGGACGGTGATGGTCTGGTCGACCACCGGCTACTACTTGATCATCTTCATGGCGGGCATCAAGGGGATCCCGCAGGACTACTACGAGGCCGCGGAACTCGACGGGGCGGGGGCGTTGCGCAGATTCTTCACGATCACGCTGCCGCTGCTCAGCCCGACCATCTTCTTCGCCTCCGTCATCTGCATGATCAATTCACTGCAGACCTTCGACCTGATCTACATCATGATGGGCGAGAAGAACCCCGCGATCGGCGATACGCAGTCGGTCGTCGGTCTCTTCTACAAATGGGCGTTCATCGAGAACGCGCAGGGCGCGGCCGCCGCGCTCGCGTTCCTGCTCATGGTGGTCATAGCCGCCCTCACCTATCTCCAGTTCCGGCTCCAGAAGAGGTGGGTGCACTATGCCTGA
- a CDS encoding ABC transporter substrate-binding protein: MRRRTLLGGALAAPLLTACSGGDDDTDGGGGTTLTYGMWDPAQVPGMKKIIAAFRKEQPRISVRIELTPWATYWTTLKTSMRGGTAPDVFWMNAVNFQLYAANGVLEPLSGHIRSDRTPVDRHPEALVKLYAYEGTQYGLPKDFDTIGLWYNKALFDKAGITYPDETWTWDDVRDAAAELTDPRQRVHGFAAEMDRQMKIYPAVCGADGYVLKDGRSGFGDERSIEGLRFLTDMVDRGWSPPQSAMVESVGRVRYWSEKVAMNYDLSAMAGQMYAVPALKDHGGVAVLPKGRRRATIIHGLANVISAKSRKKAAAWQFVHFMAGREAAEIQAREGVTISSYEGTQDAWLKSMPEFDLKHFIEMQKYAVPYPSSKNTTVWENLQYPILGAAFSGKGGIESACRKLGGQMDRALKEERAV, translated from the coding sequence ATGCGCAGAAGGACTCTGCTCGGCGGGGCGTTGGCGGCCCCCTTGCTCACCGCCTGTTCCGGCGGGGACGACGACACGGACGGCGGGGGCGGCACCACCCTCACGTACGGAATGTGGGACCCGGCGCAGGTGCCGGGCATGAAGAAGATCATCGCCGCGTTCCGCAAGGAACAGCCGCGGATATCCGTGCGGATCGAGCTCACGCCCTGGGCGACGTACTGGACCACCCTGAAGACGTCGATGAGGGGCGGCACCGCGCCCGACGTGTTCTGGATGAACGCCGTCAACTTCCAGCTGTACGCGGCCAACGGCGTCCTCGAACCGCTCTCCGGGCACATCAGGAGCGACCGGACGCCCGTCGACAGGCATCCCGAAGCGCTGGTGAAGCTCTACGCCTACGAGGGCACGCAGTACGGGCTGCCCAAGGACTTCGACACCATCGGCCTCTGGTACAACAAGGCGCTCTTCGACAAGGCGGGCATCACCTACCCCGACGAGACCTGGACCTGGGACGACGTGCGCGACGCGGCGGCCGAACTCACCGATCCGCGTCAGCGCGTGCACGGCTTCGCCGCCGAGATGGACCGGCAGATGAAGATCTACCCGGCCGTCTGCGGCGCCGACGGCTACGTCCTCAAGGACGGCCGCTCCGGATTCGGCGACGAACGCTCCATCGAGGGCCTGCGCTTCCTGACCGACATGGTCGACCGGGGCTGGTCCCCGCCGCAGAGCGCGATGGTCGAGTCCGTCGGACGCGTGCGCTACTGGTCCGAGAAGGTCGCCATGAACTACGACCTCTCCGCGATGGCGGGACAGATGTACGCCGTACCCGCGCTCAAGGACCACGGCGGCGTCGCCGTCCTGCCCAAGGGGCGCCGCAGGGCCACCATCATCCACGGCCTGGCCAACGTCATCTCGGCCAAGAGCCGCAAGAAGGCCGCAGCCTGGCAGTTCGTCCACTTCATGGCGGGCAGGGAGGCCGCCGAGATCCAGGCGCGGGAGGGCGTCACCATCTCCTCGTACGAGGGAACGCAGGACGCCTGGCTCAAGTCGATGCCCGAATTCGACCTGAAGCACTTCATCGAGATGCAGAAGTACGCCGTCCCGTATCCGAGCTCCAAGAACACCACCGTCTGGGAGAACCTCCAATACCCGATCCTCGGCGCCGCGTTCAGCGGAAAGGGCGGCATCGAGAGCGCCTGCCGCAAGCTCGGCGGGCAGATGGACCGGGCCCTGAAGGAGGAGCGCGCCGTATGA
- a CDS encoding ROK family transcriptional regulator, with protein sequence MRNRARGHDLLALRRLNTTVVLRALHHRSPRTLAELAADTGLSRPTVEAAVEELAERGLVGEAAEESGERPPGRPARRFRFRAEAGHVLGVDIGLHKMVLLVADLGGTVRAAQRHAIDPELGGSARLNLLRDSMESFLDAHAPRDGVLARCVGVPGMVDGAGVITSVVIPEWSGVDLGRLLPDGGAGRTLIENDVNLAVLAERWQGAATLVGDVVCVLTGHRVSCGLTIDGRLHRGRRGGAGELGMLPLLGMSGAQDALRWPGARATGESEVAALARAADAADPRALAAVADFADRIAPGIAAISLAVDPELIVLTGGATPVGGHLVPLLEDRLRPMTLHVPRIALSPLGDRGVAIGAVRKALDQVEEELLGDMAS encoded by the coding sequence ATGCGGAACCGGGCACGCGGCCACGACCTGCTCGCGCTGCGGCGGCTCAACACCACCGTCGTGCTGCGCGCCCTGCATCACCGCAGCCCCCGCACCCTCGCCGAACTCGCCGCCGACACCGGCCTGTCCAGACCGACGGTGGAGGCGGCCGTCGAGGAACTGGCCGAACGGGGACTCGTCGGGGAGGCCGCCGAGGAGTCCGGCGAGCGGCCGCCGGGACGCCCCGCGCGCCGCTTCCGCTTCCGTGCCGAGGCCGGTCACGTGCTCGGCGTCGACATCGGGCTGCACAAGATGGTACTGCTCGTCGCCGACCTCGGCGGCACCGTCAGAGCCGCCCAACGGCACGCCATAGACCCCGAGTTGGGAGGAAGCGCCCGACTGAACCTGCTGCGCGACTCCATGGAGTCCTTCCTCGACGCCCACGCGCCCCGCGACGGGGTCCTCGCCCGCTGCGTGGGCGTGCCCGGCATGGTGGACGGGGCCGGGGTCATCACCTCCGTCGTGATCCCCGAGTGGTCCGGTGTCGACCTCGGGCGGCTGCTCCCCGACGGCGGCGCGGGCCGCACCCTGATCGAGAACGACGTCAACCTCGCGGTGCTCGCCGAACGCTGGCAGGGCGCCGCCACCCTGGTCGGCGACGTCGTCTGCGTGCTCACAGGACACCGCGTCTCCTGCGGCCTCACCATCGACGGGCGGCTGCACCGCGGCAGGCGCGGCGGCGCGGGCGAGCTCGGCATGCTGCCGCTGCTCGGCATGAGCGGCGCCCAGGACGCCCTGCGCTGGCCGGGTGCGCGGGCCACCGGCGAGTCCGAAGTGGCGGCGCTGGCCCGCGCCGCGGACGCCGCGGACCCGCGCGCCCTGGCCGCCGTCGCGGACTTCGCGGACCGCATCGCCCCGGGCATCGCGGCGATCTCGCTGGCCGTCGACCCGGAACTGATCGTGCTGACCGGCGGGGCCACCCCGGTCGGCGGCCATCTGGTGCCGCTGCTCGAGGACCGGCTGCGCCCCATGACCCTGCACGTCCCGCGCATCGCCCTGAGTCCGCTGGGCGACCGCGGCGTGGCCATCGGCGCCGTACGCAAGGCGCTCGACCAGGTGGAGGAGGAGCTGCTCGGAGACATGGCGTCGTAG
- a CDS encoding lasso RiPP family leader peptide-containing protein — protein sequence MQHEEIYEPPAMVEVGDFAELTRGEPLGAFYEGGFPPYEWYLGPS from the coding sequence ATGCAGCATGAGGAGATCTACGAACCACCGGCGATGGTGGAGGTCGGCGACTTCGCCGAGCTGACGCGCGGTGAGCCGCTGGGGGCGTTCTACGAAGGCGGGTTCCCGCCCTACGAGTGGTACCTCGGCCCCAGCTGA
- a CDS encoding asparagine synthase-related protein: MSGDVWFAVLPDGAAGVAAARLLRPWTTDTVTHDSGRPWLLGSWPDGHVTVGVAGARRVAVIGRCPVTADTLSARIGRLRGVGDVERVAQGLHGSFHLVASAEGSVLARGSASGVRRLFHTRVAGVTVAADRSDRLAALTGADPDERLLAAHLLASPLPYPLDDRCVWRGVHALRSYDSLLLDAEGRATTRRWWTPPDPELGWRQGVPAVHDALTAAVGSCTAGGGTVSADLSGGMDSTSLCFLAAREQSGIRSAFAGARLVTMRWRSLDPDNDDEIWAARATSRLPDAEHVTPPRDQWPLWYSGLASLTDATAPAIPTDEPGPWVRDSARMAALADLMTGRGSRLHLMGGGADELFTTLPPHLHDHVRRNPWAAFARIRTQRAAQHWPLGQLLRQLADRRTFAQWLTGWADGLTDPAPTSAAVVRSAPSTAWGVDLRMPPWATPDAVRAVQSLLHEAAESAGTAAPLAAERGQHAALSCVRSGGRGLRQLDQVTSARGLPHAAPYLDDTVIEAALAIRVPERSTPGTYKPVLAAAMRDIVPADVLRRQTKGEYSTDFHTGLRHNRSALVGLFEGSQLARAGLIDAAAIRAALLGVHPTPEALRSFSSTLGSEIWLRSCRGSTRPPNTAITEGAP, encoded by the coding sequence ATGAGTGGTGACGTGTGGTTCGCCGTCCTTCCCGACGGCGCAGCCGGCGTGGCCGCGGCACGGCTCCTGCGCCCCTGGACCACCGACACCGTCACGCACGACTCAGGTCGGCCCTGGCTGCTGGGCAGTTGGCCGGACGGTCACGTGACGGTGGGAGTGGCCGGGGCGCGGCGAGTCGCGGTGATCGGACGCTGTCCCGTGACCGCCGACACCCTCTCCGCGCGCATCGGGCGGCTGCGCGGCGTCGGGGACGTGGAGCGTGTCGCCCAAGGGCTGCACGGCAGCTTCCACCTCGTCGCATCGGCCGAAGGATCCGTCCTTGCCAGGGGCAGCGCGTCCGGGGTGCGGCGGCTCTTCCACACGCGCGTGGCCGGTGTGACGGTGGCCGCCGACCGATCGGACCGGCTCGCCGCCCTGACGGGCGCGGACCCGGACGAACGGCTCCTGGCCGCCCATCTGTTGGCCTCCCCCCTCCCCTATCCACTGGACGACCGCTGCGTCTGGCGGGGCGTGCACGCCCTGCGGTCCTACGACTCCCTGCTGCTCGACGCGGAAGGCCGGGCCACCACCCGCCGCTGGTGGACCCCTCCCGACCCTGAGCTCGGGTGGCGGCAAGGAGTGCCCGCGGTGCACGACGCGCTGACCGCAGCGGTGGGCAGTTGCACGGCGGGCGGCGGCACGGTGAGCGCGGACCTGTCGGGCGGCATGGACTCCACCAGCCTGTGCTTCCTCGCGGCGCGGGAGCAGAGCGGGATCCGGTCCGCCTTCGCCGGGGCGCGCCTGGTCACCATGCGCTGGCGGAGCCTCGACCCGGACAACGACGACGAGATCTGGGCAGCGCGCGCCACCAGCCGTCTGCCGGACGCCGAGCACGTCACGCCGCCACGCGATCAATGGCCGCTCTGGTACAGCGGTCTGGCGTCCCTCACCGACGCCACCGCCCCCGCCATCCCCACCGACGAGCCGGGACCCTGGGTGCGCGACAGCGCCAGGATGGCGGCCCTCGCCGACCTGATGACCGGCCGCGGATCGCGCCTGCACCTGATGGGCGGCGGCGCGGACGAGCTGTTCACCACGCTCCCGCCGCATCTGCACGACCACGTGAGACGGAACCCGTGGGCCGCCTTCGCCCGCATCCGCACCCAACGCGCCGCACAGCACTGGCCCCTCGGGCAGCTCCTTCGCCAGCTCGCCGACCGCAGGACGTTCGCCCAGTGGCTCACCGGCTGGGCCGACGGCCTCACCGACCCCGCACCCACCTCGGCCGCGGTGGTCCGCAGCGCCCCCTCGACAGCGTGGGGCGTGGACCTGCGCATGCCCCCATGGGCGACCCCCGACGCGGTCCGTGCCGTACAGAGCCTGCTCCATGAGGCCGCGGAGAGCGCCGGCACCGCGGCGCCCCTCGCGGCCGAGCGAGGACAGCACGCGGCGCTCTCCTGCGTACGCTCCGGAGGGCGCGGTCTGCGCCAGCTCGACCAGGTGACCTCCGCGCGCGGCCTTCCGCACGCGGCGCCCTACCTCGACGACACCGTGATCGAGGCGGCCCTGGCCATCCGCGTCCCCGAGCGCAGCACCCCCGGCACGTACAAACCGGTGCTCGCGGCGGCGATGCGCGACATCGTGCCCGCCGACGTACTGCGCAGGCAGACCAAGGGCGAGTACAGCACGGACTTCCACACCGGCCTGCGCCACAACCGCTCCGCGCTGGTCGGCCTCTTCGAGGGATCGCAGCTCGCCCGCGCCGGTCTGATCGACGCCGCCGCGATCCGCGCGGCCCTGCTCGGGGTGCATCCGACCCCGGAGGCGCTGCGCTCCTTCAGCTCCACCCTGGGCAGCGAGATCTGGCTCCGCTCCTGCCGGGGAAGCACCCGCCCACCGAACACCGCGATCACCGAAGGAGCCCCGTGA
- a CDS encoding lasso peptide biosynthesis PqqD family chaperone, which yields MSLTLRPDVCATDTPDGMVLLDEVTGRYWQLNGSAALVLRTLLTGAEPPDAARALRAAHPRLTAERADDDTAAITGALLAARLVVPA from the coding sequence GTGAGTCTCACCCTGCGCCCCGACGTCTGCGCGACGGACACCCCGGACGGCATGGTCCTCCTCGACGAAGTCACCGGCAGATACTGGCAGCTCAACGGCTCGGCGGCGCTCGTCCTGCGCACCCTGCTCACCGGCGCCGAGCCGCCCGACGCGGCCCGCGCGCTGCGCGCGGCCCACCCCCGGCTCACCGCCGAGCGCGCGGACGACGACACGGCGGCGATCACCGGCGCGCTCCTCGCGGCCCGTCTCGTGGTGCCCGCATGA
- a CDS encoding lasso peptide biosynthesis B2 protein → MSQPMVSATRDRLPLRRRPPVLVATAAARLIVLLKPHRVRRVLIAVRRGAAPATTEQALAARRAVVAVSARCAGEGCLQRSVATALLCRMRGVWPDWCTGVRTAPFRAHAWVEVDGLPVGEPHQSAAYHRMMVVPVPPTKRA, encoded by the coding sequence ATGAGCCAGCCGATGGTGTCCGCCACCCGCGACAGGCTGCCGCTGCGCCGACGCCCGCCCGTGCTCGTCGCCACGGCCGCCGCCCGGCTCATCGTCCTGCTGAAGCCGCACCGCGTCCGCCGCGTGCTGATCGCGGTCCGGCGCGGGGCCGCCCCCGCCACCACCGAGCAGGCGCTCGCCGCGCGTCGGGCCGTGGTCGCGGTGAGCGCGCGCTGCGCCGGGGAGGGCTGTCTGCAGCGTTCCGTGGCCACCGCCCTGCTGTGCCGGATGCGCGGGGTCTGGCCCGACTGGTGCACCGGAGTGCGCACCGCGCCGTTCCGCGCCCACGCGTGGGTGGAGGTCGACGGCCTCCCGGTGGGTGAACCGCACCAGTCCGCGGCCTACCACCGCATGATGGTGGTGCCGGTCCCGCCGACGAAGCGAGCCTGA